A stretch of the Planktothricoides raciborskii GIHE-MW2 genome encodes the following:
- a CDS encoding WD40 repeat domain-containing protein, translated as MLNNRNWLESAEYVSLIGSVIGSIVAIFSGNAIYATVPLCFSLIFNTINRSRFEVGVRRNSISINRIQRQVKEELSLSLEQRSPSPGANAMPSSLGQKLLDQARRQKATATGENSTPSVQNDPQIQKQIEELKEQYANLLESINRVINYLNSNGLVGRVERLEQAIAERMIKSPSPMTSDSSRAAPATPSAAPATPSAAPATQTAKTGEHKPPDSNIPPPDQPQKSNETASKTRQQNNSPVLPKFLSPETTPMPQTWKYIQSLSGHLDWVKSIAISPASTQLVSGSLDSKIKLWNLVTGQIEATLDYHDRGVFAVAISPDGTTLASTSWDKTIKLWELPSGDLIDTLTGHSGSVRSAVFTHDSHTLISCSFDETIKLWDVRKGQLIKTLTDYSAAVYSLALHPNGKTLATGSSDGNIILWNLATNSEIAILSSSLDVVESLIITPNGRTLISGNGDGSIQLWQLNEAELLSDHPSVAVASLQNTLTVHTGEVTALAIAPDGESFASASADGTVKIWHLDTLQLLSSLPADSGAVMSLAISPDGKFLATGMAEGSIKIWQRA; from the coding sequence ATGTTAAATAATCGTAATTGGCTGGAAAGTGCAGAATATGTCTCTTTAATTGGTTCAGTAATCGGCTCAATTGTGGCCATTTTTTCTGGGAATGCAATTTATGCCACGGTTCCTTTATGTTTTTCGCTAATTTTTAATACGATTAATCGCTCTCGCTTTGAGGTGGGAGTCCGACGCAATAGCATCAGTATTAATCGAATCCAGCGACAAGTCAAAGAAGAACTCTCGTTGTCCCTAGAGCAGCGATCGCCTTCTCCAGGAGCGAACGCCATGCCCTCTTCTTTGGGTCAAAAGTTGCTCGATCAAGCTCGTAGACAAAAAGCAACCGCGACTGGAGAAAATTCTACTCCGAGCGTTCAAAATGATCCGCAGATTCAGAAACAAATCGAAGAATTAAAAGAGCAATATGCTAATTTGCTCGAATCAATTAATCGTGTGATTAATTATTTAAATTCTAATGGTTTAGTAGGGCGAGTGGAGCGATTAGAGCAGGCGATCGCCGAACGGATGATTAAATCACCCAGTCCCATGACTTCTGATAGTTCACGAGCAGCCCCAGCAACCCCCTCGGCAGCCCCAGCAACCCCCTCGGCAGCCCCAGCAACCCAGACCGCCAAAACTGGAGAACACAAGCCTCCTGACTCTAATATTCCGCCGCCCGATCAACCTCAAAAAAGTAACGAGACAGCCTCGAAGACCAGACAACAGAATAATTCTCCCGTGTTGCCCAAATTTCTTAGCCCCGAAACAACCCCCATGCCGCAAACTTGGAAATATATTCAGTCCTTGTCCGGTCATTTAGACTGGGTAAAGTCGATCGCCATTAGTCCCGCTTCCACGCAATTAGTCAGCGGCAGTCTTGACAGCAAAATTAAGCTGTGGAATTTAGTTACCGGGCAAATAGAAGCAACTCTGGATTATCACGATCGCGGCGTTTTTGCGGTGGCGATCAGTCCTGACGGTACAACCCTGGCGAGTACCAGTTGGGATAAAACTATTAAACTTTGGGAGTTACCCAGCGGCGATTTGATCGATACCCTAACTGGTCATTCTGGATCGGTGCGATCGGCTGTATTTACCCATGATAGCCATACCCTAATCAGTTGTAGTTTTGACGAAACGATTAAACTTTGGGATGTCCGCAAAGGTCAATTAATCAAAACCCTGACGGATTATTCCGCAGCGGTGTATTCTCTGGCACTTCACCCCAATGGCAAAACCCTAGCCACCGGCAGCAGTGACGGCAATATTATCCTCTGGAATTTGGCCACAAATTCAGAAATTGCGATTCTGTCCAGCAGCTTGGATGTGGTGGAGTCCCTCATTATTACCCCCAATGGTCGAACCCTGATTTCCGGCAATGGCGATGGCAGCATTCAACTGTGGCAGCTTAATGAAGCGGAGTTATTGAGCGATCACCCTTCCGTGGCCGTAGCCTCCCTGCAAAATACCCTAACAGTTCATACTGGGGAAGTCACCGCATTGGCGATCGCCCCTGACGGCGAAAGCTTTGCCAGTGCCAGTGCTGATGGCACCGTCAAAATTTGGCACCTAGACACCTTGCAGTTACTCTCCTCTTTGCCTGCGGATTCCGGGGCGGTCATGTCCTTAGCCATCAGCCCCGATGGTAAATTTTTGGCCACTGGTATGGCAGAAGGCTCGATTAAAATTTGGCAACGCGCCTAA
- a CDS encoding PAS domain-containing protein, translating to MAQYNILGWTEKELAGQPWSYLIHKDERSAILAKLQENQINSKIT from the coding sequence TTGGCACAATACAATATTTTGGGCTGGACGGAAAAAGAATTAGCCGGGCAACCTTGGAGTTACTTAATCCATAAAGATGAGCGATCGGCAATTTTAGCCAAGTTGCAAGAAAATCAAATCAACTCCAAAATCACCTGA